Proteins encoded by one window of Streptomyces uncialis:
- a CDS encoding aldehyde dehydrogenase family protein has translation MAAVDFPPSQHFIDGEWVAARDGGTLDVLDPATRQVITEVARAGGDDVDDAVAAARRAFPGWAATNPSERGALIRRWADLIITEVEALAAVEARDVGKPLSGGRTNMYIAHGIVDYFAGAADKLTGVTLPTRGPDYLGYTVPEPYGVCVVIIPWNVPAVLTAANVAPALAAGNTVVLKPSEIAPLAPFALAALAHRAGFPPGVVNVVTGLGPEAGVALTSHPGVDHISFVGSTTTGRAIMTAAARNLVPVKLELGGKSPNVLLADADLDTAIPAIVTSITENAGQNCYAGARLLVDASVHDEVVERVAAAMAAIESGPWDADPDMGPLVSAAQFARVSGFLEEAPREGARLVTGGAPTGEGWFVRPTVYDRVDANMRVAREEVFGPVLAVQSFRDTAEATALMNATDFGLLACIWTNDISRALRLAKDVRSGQVTVNQFHDAGVIGFPFNMQKDSGFSRGGGYAALREYTQEKGVAIRLLDR, from the coding sequence ATGGCGGCTGTTGACTTCCCTCCTTCCCAGCACTTCATCGACGGCGAGTGGGTCGCGGCCCGCGACGGCGGGACCCTGGACGTCCTCGATCCGGCCACCCGGCAGGTGATCACCGAGGTGGCCCGGGCGGGCGGCGACGATGTCGACGACGCGGTCGCCGCGGCGCGCCGCGCCTTCCCCGGCTGGGCGGCGACCAACCCGAGCGAACGCGGGGCGCTGATCCGGCGCTGGGCCGACCTGATCATCACCGAGGTCGAGGCCCTCGCGGCCGTCGAGGCACGGGACGTGGGCAAACCACTGTCCGGGGGCCGGACGAACATGTACATCGCCCACGGCATCGTCGACTACTTCGCGGGCGCGGCCGACAAGCTCACCGGCGTCACCCTGCCCACCCGCGGTCCCGACTACCTGGGTTACACGGTCCCCGAGCCGTACGGCGTGTGCGTGGTGATCATCCCCTGGAACGTCCCCGCAGTGCTCACCGCCGCGAACGTCGCGCCCGCGCTCGCCGCGGGCAACACGGTCGTCCTCAAGCCGTCCGAGATCGCGCCGCTGGCCCCGTTCGCGCTCGCCGCGCTCGCCCACCGCGCGGGCTTCCCGCCGGGGGTGGTCAACGTCGTGACGGGCCTCGGCCCCGAGGCGGGCGTCGCGCTCACCTCGCACCCGGGCGTCGACCACATCAGTTTCGTCGGCTCCACCACCACCGGGCGGGCGATCATGACGGCCGCGGCGCGGAACCTCGTCCCGGTGAAACTGGAACTCGGCGGCAAGTCACCGAACGTGCTCCTCGCCGACGCCGACCTCGACACGGCGATCCCCGCGATCGTCACCTCCATCACGGAGAACGCGGGCCAGAACTGCTACGCCGGTGCCCGGCTGCTCGTGGACGCCTCGGTGCACGACGAGGTCGTGGAGCGGGTCGCCGCCGCCATGGCCGCCATCGAATCCGGGCCCTGGGACGCCGATCCGGACATGGGGCCGCTGGTCAGCGCCGCGCAGTTCGCCCGCGTCAGCGGCTTCCTCGAAGAAGCGCCCCGCGAGGGCGCCCGCCTCGTCACCGGTGGCGCGCCCACCGGGGAGGGGTGGTTCGTCCGGCCGACCGTGTACGACCGTGTCGACGCGAACATGCGCGTCGCCCGCGAGGAGGTCTTCGGGCCGGTCCTCGCCGTGCAGTCGTTCCGCGACACCGCCGAGGCGACCGCGCTGATGAACGCGACGGACTTCGGTCTGCTGGCCTGCATCTGGACCAACGACATCTCCCGGGCGCTGCGGCTCGCGAAGGACGTCCGCTCCGGGCAGGTGACGGTCAACCAGTTCCACGACGCGGGAGTGATCGGCTTCCCCTTCAACATGCAGAAGGACAGCGGCTTCAGCAGGGGCGGCGGGTACGCGGCACTGCGCGAGTACACCCAGGAGAAGGGCGTGGCCATCCGACTGCTGGACCGTTGA
- a CDS encoding NAD(P)-dependent alcohol dehydrogenase — translation MRATAALLEQPGEPFVLTDVDLDEPRPDEVLVRVAAVGVCGTDLEFAGFFPTPALLGHEGAGVVEKVGAHVTSVRPGDHVAMSFASCGSCALCRTGAPAYCRGFDALNFSGRRPDGSTAVTHGGREVNAHFLGQSSFADHVVAPERAVVRIDPSYDLLRAGPFGCGFQTGAGGVFNVLRPRPGASIAVFGAGAVGVSAVIAASLSGCTVVAAVDVNPAKLEAARGFGATHGVDSSAGGTAEQLAALVPEGFDFVIDTTGREDVLRTAVEALGPLGRAGVIGVGPSESMSFDWRSILNGRTVTGIVAGSSVPQLFLPELLELNAEGRFPVEKMITYFPFEQINEAVAAVRSGSVGKAVLTF, via the coding sequence GTGCGCGCCACCGCCGCTCTACTGGAGCAGCCCGGAGAGCCGTTCGTCCTGACCGATGTGGACCTGGACGAGCCCCGCCCGGACGAGGTGCTCGTCCGGGTCGCCGCCGTCGGCGTCTGCGGTACCGACCTGGAGTTCGCGGGCTTCTTCCCCACGCCCGCGCTGCTCGGGCACGAAGGGGCGGGCGTCGTCGAGAAGGTCGGCGCGCACGTCACCTCCGTACGGCCGGGCGACCATGTCGCGATGTCCTTCGCGTCCTGCGGCAGCTGCGCGCTGTGCCGCACGGGTGCGCCCGCCTACTGCCGCGGGTTCGACGCGCTGAACTTCTCCGGCCGCCGGCCCGACGGCTCCACCGCGGTGACCCACGGGGGACGGGAGGTCAACGCCCACTTCCTCGGGCAGTCGTCGTTCGCCGACCACGTCGTCGCGCCGGAGCGGGCGGTCGTCAGGATCGACCCGTCGTACGACCTGCTGCGCGCCGGGCCCTTCGGCTGCGGCTTCCAGACCGGGGCCGGCGGTGTGTTCAACGTGCTGCGGCCACGTCCCGGTGCGTCGATCGCGGTCTTCGGGGCGGGGGCCGTCGGTGTGTCCGCCGTCATCGCCGCCTCGCTGAGCGGCTGCACGGTCGTCGCCGCCGTCGATGTGAACCCGGCCAAGCTGGAGGCGGCCCGCGGCTTCGGCGCCACGCACGGCGTCGACTCCTCGGCCGGGGGGACCGCCGAGCAACTGGCCGCCCTGGTCCCGGAGGGGTTCGACTTCGTGATCGACACGACCGGGCGCGAGGACGTCCTGCGCACCGCGGTGGAGGCGCTGGGGCCGCTCGGCCGTGCCGGTGTCATCGGCGTCGGCCCGAGCGAGTCGATGAGCTTCGACTGGCGCAGCATCCTCAACGGGCGCACGGTCACCGGCATCGTCGCCGGGTCCAGTGTGCCGCAGCTGTTCCTGCCGGAGCTGCTGGAGCTCAACGCCGAGGGCCGCTTCCCGGTCGAGAAGATGATCACCTACTTCCCGTTCGAGCAGATCAACGAGGCCGTCGCGGCGGTCCGGTCCGGCTCGGTCGGCAAGGCCGTACTGACCTTCTGA
- a CDS encoding cytochrome P450/oxidoreductase: MERATMSADFDTAFDHHSDEANADPVAYYAGFRESCPVGRSAAHGGFHYTTRYADVARIARDDATFSSARGDHGGQGVGIVIPKGPGLEQFPIELDPPRSTEYRQLINPLLTPEAVGQLVPMIERHAARVVDDFIELGSCDLVRDLTNPLPAAVTLDWLGFPEEDWARLAGPVHDIFAAPAGSERAARGAAGLAYMDRRIRELITERRAAPRADAVSALLAGRRADGAGFDDDELVSVIGLLIAGGVDTTTSLTGSTLVHLARHPEQRRRLIDSPDLLDGATEEFLRAFAPSQSMARTVTGDVEVGGCPMRAGDRMLIPWVAANHDPAVFPEPEQIRLDRDASRHLSFGIGSHRCAGAHLARAMFRAMMTQVLTRLPDYRVIEEGLVPYPTRGNQSGWDAVPALFTPGPPATTAAGAVRALSTATPLRVTAVRTAAEGVVAVGLGLPDGGELPAWRPGAHIELRLPSGRLRQYSLCGDPADATTWRIGVLREPLGRGGSAELHELARPGAVFAVRGPRNHFPLADAPSYLFLAGGIGVTPILSMVREAARRGTPFTVVYGGRTRATMAFADELAAVAGDALTLLPQDEAGLPDLPRLLGALDADTAVHACGPTPMLAAVERECARLDRTDRLHLERFSAGDDLEAAFDATANRTFEVRLARTGGTLTVPPDRRLIEVLRDAVSGLSYDCEKGYCGACETRVLAGTPEHRDSVLSEEERLAGRTMMICVGRCRSDRLVLDL, translated from the coding sequence GTGGAGCGTGCCACCATGTCCGCCGACTTCGACACCGCTTTCGACCATCACTCCGACGAGGCCAACGCCGATCCGGTCGCCTACTACGCGGGCTTCCGCGAGAGCTGCCCGGTGGGCCGCTCGGCCGCCCACGGCGGCTTCCACTACACGACGCGCTACGCCGATGTGGCCCGGATCGCCCGTGACGACGCGACGTTCTCGTCGGCCCGCGGCGACCACGGCGGGCAGGGCGTCGGCATCGTCATCCCCAAGGGACCGGGGCTCGAACAGTTCCCGATCGAGCTCGACCCGCCGCGTTCGACCGAGTACCGGCAACTGATCAACCCGCTGCTGACCCCGGAGGCGGTCGGGCAACTGGTGCCCATGATCGAGCGCCACGCCGCCCGTGTCGTGGACGACTTCATCGAGCTCGGCTCCTGCGACCTCGTCCGTGACCTCACCAATCCGCTGCCGGCCGCGGTCACCCTGGACTGGCTCGGCTTCCCCGAGGAGGACTGGGCGAGGCTCGCCGGACCGGTTCACGACATCTTCGCCGCACCGGCGGGCAGCGAACGCGCCGCGCGCGGGGCCGCGGGGCTGGCCTATATGGACCGGCGCATCCGCGAGCTGATCACCGAACGGCGAGCCGCGCCAAGGGCCGACGCGGTCAGCGCCCTGCTGGCCGGCCGCCGTGCCGACGGCGCCGGGTTCGACGACGACGAACTCGTGTCGGTGATCGGCCTGCTCATCGCGGGCGGCGTCGACACCACCACCTCCCTGACCGGCTCGACGCTCGTCCACCTCGCCCGCCACCCCGAACAGCGCAGGCGGCTGATCGACTCCCCCGATCTGCTGGACGGCGCGACCGAGGAGTTCCTGCGCGCGTTCGCCCCGTCGCAGTCGATGGCGCGCACGGTCACCGGGGATGTCGAGGTCGGCGGCTGCCCGATGCGCGCGGGCGACCGGATGCTGATCCCCTGGGTCGCCGCCAACCATGACCCCGCCGTGTTCCCCGAGCCGGAGCAGATACGGCTCGACCGCGACGCCAGCCGGCACCTCAGCTTCGGGATCGGCTCGCACCGGTGCGCCGGAGCCCACCTCGCACGGGCCATGTTCCGCGCGATGATGACGCAGGTCCTGACCCGGCTGCCCGACTACCGGGTGATCGAGGAAGGGCTGGTCCCCTACCCGACACGCGGCAACCAGTCCGGCTGGGACGCGGTCCCGGCGCTCTTCACACCCGGCCCCCCGGCGACCACGGCGGCGGGCGCGGTCCGTGCGCTGAGCACGGCCACCCCGCTGCGGGTGACCGCGGTGCGCACCGCGGCCGAGGGTGTCGTCGCCGTCGGCCTCGGTCTGCCGGACGGCGGTGAACTCCCCGCGTGGCGGCCCGGCGCGCACATCGAGCTGCGGCTGCCCTCGGGACGGCTGCGCCAGTACTCGCTGTGCGGAGACCCCGCCGACGCCACGACATGGCGTATCGGGGTGCTGCGGGAACCCCTGGGCCGGGGCGGTTCGGCCGAGCTCCACGAACTCGCGCGCCCCGGAGCCGTGTTCGCGGTGCGCGGGCCGCGCAATCACTTCCCGCTCGCGGACGCGCCGTCCTATCTGTTCCTCGCGGGCGGCATCGGCGTCACACCGATCCTCAGCATGGTCCGCGAGGCCGCCCGGCGCGGCACGCCGTTCACCGTCGTGTACGGCGGACGCACCCGCGCGACGATGGCGTTCGCCGACGAGCTCGCCGCCGTCGCGGGCGACGCGCTCACCCTGCTCCCCCAGGACGAGGCCGGGTTGCCGGACCTCCCCCGGCTGCTGGGCGCGCTGGACGCGGACACCGCCGTCCACGCGTGCGGGCCGACGCCGATGCTGGCGGCCGTCGAGCGCGAGTGCGCCCGGCTGGACCGTACCGACCGGCTGCATCTGGAGCGCTTCAGCGCCGGGGACGACCTCGAAGCGGCGTTCGACGCCACGGCGAACCGGACCTTCGAAGTCCGGCTCGCCCGCACCGGGGGCACCCTCACCGTGCCGCCCGACCGACGGCTCATCGAGGTCCTGCGCGATGCCGTGAGCGGCCTGTCCTACGACTGCGAGAAGGGATACTGCGGCGCCTGCGAGACCCGGGTCCTCGCCGGGACACCGGAGCACCGGGATTCCGTGCTCAGCGAGGAGGAACGTCTCGCCGGGCGCACGATGATGATCTGCGTCGGGCGCTGCCGGAGCGACCGGCTCGTCCTTGACCTCTGA
- a CDS encoding PP2C family protein-serine/threonine phosphatase, with protein sequence MDRLTARWPYVRWLPVGLIVAATAADSATPPEYTSVPLVASACVLAGATLTFRGTAWTGVFALVVTLLANWHLGLLSSATGWGEALNVVLATAIALDVNRMLDRHGRRLATARSVAGVMQGAVLPSPPARIGSLLVAARYEAADAEARIGGDAYAIQDTPHGIRVLMGDVRGKGVGAVSTTATLIGAFREAAHHVPGIGDLADRLEQSLERDRAQNPHSDRDEEFTTALIAEIDQRGHTLRILNRGHPAPYLIRDGRTTELTATAPGLPLGMGGLTDQPTTPDSFTLASGDTLLFVTDGVTEARDPGGAFYDPVGLTVPASGTDTPAATLDALADDIHHWTGGPRDDDMATLAITLT encoded by the coding sequence ATGGACCGCCTGACCGCTCGGTGGCCGTATGTGCGCTGGCTTCCCGTGGGCCTGATCGTCGCGGCCACCGCCGCGGACTCCGCGACACCCCCCGAGTACACGTCGGTCCCGCTGGTCGCCTCCGCGTGTGTGCTGGCCGGTGCGACGCTGACCTTCCGGGGTACGGCGTGGACCGGGGTGTTCGCCCTGGTCGTCACGTTGCTGGCGAACTGGCATCTGGGACTGCTGAGCTCCGCGACCGGTTGGGGGGAGGCGCTCAACGTCGTACTCGCCACGGCCATCGCCCTCGACGTCAACCGTATGCTCGACCGGCACGGCAGACGTCTGGCCACCGCCCGGTCCGTGGCCGGTGTCATGCAGGGCGCGGTACTGCCCTCCCCGCCCGCCCGGATCGGGTCGCTCCTCGTGGCGGCCCGTTACGAGGCGGCCGACGCCGAGGCCAGGATCGGCGGGGACGCCTATGCCATTCAGGACACCCCGCACGGCATCCGTGTCCTCATGGGCGATGTCCGCGGCAAAGGGGTCGGGGCCGTCTCCACCACAGCCACCCTGATCGGCGCGTTCCGCGAGGCCGCCCATCATGTGCCCGGTATCGGGGACCTCGCGGACCGGCTGGAGCAGTCCCTCGAACGCGACCGTGCCCAGAACCCGCACAGCGACCGCGACGAGGAGTTCACCACCGCCCTCATCGCCGAGATCGACCAGCGGGGACATACCCTCCGTATCCTCAACCGGGGTCACCCCGCCCCCTATCTCATCCGGGACGGCCGCACCACCGAACTCACCGCCACCGCGCCCGGCCTCCCGCTGGGCATGGGCGGCCTCACCGACCAGCCCACCACCCCGGACTCCTTCACCCTCGCGTCCGGCGACACCCTGCTCTTCGTCACCGACGGCGTGACCGAGGCCCGCGATCCCGGTGGGGCCTTCTACGACCCCGTCGGGCTCACCGTCCCCGCCAGCGGTACCGACACCCCCGCGGCCACGCTCGACGCCCTCGCCGACGACATCCACCACTGGACCGGCGGCCCCCGCGACGACGACATGGCCACCCTCGCCATCACCCTCACCTGA
- a CDS encoding SDR family NAD(P)-dependent oxidoreductase, with amino-acid sequence MDINDRVVIVTGGGSGIGAETSRLLAGRGAKIVVTDISETGEEIAKGIRQAGGEATFIRADISVEEEAEALVAKTLERYGRLDGAFNNAGVEQAGVPLHQLTAAQWDRAIRVDLTGVFYSLKYEIAAMLESGTRGSIVNTASSLGQIAVTDAAEYVAAKHGVIGLTRAAAADYGQHGIRVNAVLPGIVETPLIARLSEDPTFSGKFDAMRQRHPLGRFAKANEIGEAVAWLLSDNSEFVTGAAIPVDGGYLAV; translated from the coding sequence ATGGACATCAACGACCGAGTGGTCATCGTGACCGGCGGCGGCAGCGGGATCGGCGCGGAGACCTCGCGGCTGCTGGCCGGGCGGGGCGCGAAGATCGTCGTCACGGACATCAGCGAGACGGGCGAGGAGATCGCCAAGGGCATCCGCCAGGCCGGTGGGGAAGCCACGTTCATCAGGGCGGACATCAGCGTCGAGGAAGAGGCCGAAGCACTGGTGGCCAAGACCCTGGAGCGCTACGGCAGACTCGACGGGGCCTTCAACAACGCCGGTGTCGAGCAGGCCGGTGTCCCGCTCCACCAGCTCACCGCCGCGCAGTGGGATCGGGCGATCCGCGTCGATCTGACCGGGGTCTTCTACTCCCTCAAGTACGAGATCGCGGCCATGCTGGAGTCAGGCACCCGCGGCTCGATCGTCAACACGGCCTCGTCCCTCGGCCAGATCGCCGTGACCGACGCCGCCGAGTACGTGGCCGCCAAGCACGGTGTCATCGGCCTCACCCGCGCCGCCGCCGCCGACTACGGTCAGCACGGCATCCGTGTCAACGCCGTACTGCCCGGCATCGTGGAGACCCCGCTGATAGCACGGCTCTCCGAGGACCCCACGTTCTCCGGCAAGTTCGACGCCATGCGCCAGCGGCATCCCCTGGGACGCTTCGCCAAGGCGAACGAGATCGGTGAAGCCGTCGCCTGGCTGCTGTCCGACAACTCCGAGTTCGTCACCGGCGCGGCCATCCCCGTCGACGGGGGTTACCTGGCCGTGTGA
- a CDS encoding MarR family winged helix-turn-helix transcriptional regulator: MTRSTSPAEGPGPAPTTDDAGMVPVPAFAHAAPISHGIFRVARLHRMIAGQLLRRVGLHPGQELVMMHLWERGPQRQIDLIRLLDSDAATMTRSVRRLEQAGFVRRRPSDTDKRAVIVEPTAASLALRREVEQVWVELEGITAGDATAEERAAALCVMERLEQQLTRWAAAER, translated from the coding sequence ATGACGCGGTCGACATCTCCTGCCGAGGGTCCGGGGCCCGCGCCGACCACGGACGACGCCGGGATGGTGCCGGTGCCCGCGTTCGCGCACGCGGCGCCGATCAGTCACGGGATCTTCCGGGTGGCGCGGCTGCACCGCATGATCGCCGGGCAGCTCCTGCGCCGGGTCGGACTGCATCCGGGCCAGGAGCTGGTGATGATGCACCTCTGGGAGCGGGGGCCGCAGCGTCAGATCGACCTGATCCGTCTGCTGGATTCCGACGCCGCCACCATGACCCGCAGTGTCCGGCGTCTGGAACAGGCGGGTTTCGTCCGCCGCCGCCCCTCGGACACCGACAAGCGCGCGGTCATCGTGGAGCCGACCGCCGCCAGCCTCGCCCTGCGGCGGGAGGTCGAGCAGGTCTGGGTCGAGCTCGAAGGGATCACCGCCGGTGATGCCACCGCTGAGGAGCGGGCCGCGGCCCTGTGCGTGATGGAACGACTGGAGCAGCAGCTCACCCGGTGGGCGGCGGCCGAACGCTGA